From Deltaproteobacteria bacterium:
CTCGAGATAATATCTGATTCATACGCAGCCCCTGTTGCAAGGACGTTCGAGGAAAAGGGCCTTACCCTCATTCCCGCAAAACGCGAGGGCCGCCACTTTGAGGAAATACTAAAAGAAACAACGGAGGGCTCCTACGGCCTCGTGATACTCGGAAGAACAGGGCTTGGAAGGACGTCTTCTGGCCGAATCGGCGGCGTCAGCATGCGTATTGCAAGGGAATGCACGGGGGCCGACGTGCTCGTAGTGCAAAACGATATTTTAGCTGAAGCCTCCTCCCCTATCGTTGTCTGCGTGGACGGCAGCGCCTCTGCGTATTACGCAGTCAAACAGGCCGCCTCTCTCTCGAAGCTTCTTAACGCTCGACTTACGGCAGTCGCGGCATTCGACCCCGAATACCACCGCGTTGCATTCAAAAGCATCTCGGGCGTTCTATCGAACGAAGACGCAAAGCTCTTTCGCTTTAAGGAGCAGGAAAAGCTCCATGACGAAATAATAAACTCAAACCTCGCGGAAATATACAAAGGCTACCTCAATGCGGCAAAGGAAATCGCCGCAACAGAGGGCGTCAAAATGGAGACCGTGCTTCTCGAAGGCAAGGCCTCTGACGAGATCGTAAAGTACGCGGCTTCAACCAAGCCTTCTCTTCTCGTAACAGGCAGGTTCGGCAGGATGTCTATACAGTCGGACACGCTTGGCATGACAGCGGAAAACATACTAAGAGAGACTGCGGTAAACGTGCTCATAGCAAGCGGCTCGCTTGAGGTAAAAAAGAACGAAGAAGACCCGCTACTCTGGGAAAACGCTGCCGAGGAGCTATTCAAAAAAATTCCTGGCTTCGTGAGATCGATGGTAAGAAAGATGGCAGAGGACGAGGCGCGCCGCCTTGGGCTTAGGAAGGTAACGGTAAAACTGCTCGAAGACTTGAGAAGGAAGATATCGCCGTGAGCCTGCATGGAGCGCAAAATGCCGTTGAGCCGCCCTTTCTCATCTCCTGGAACGTAACACGAAGATGCCCTTTGAAATGCCGCCACTGCTACCTCGATTCAACGGACATAAACGGCGCAAAAGACATCCCCACCGAAGCCGCAAGTAAAATAATAGGAACACTTAAAAATTTCTCGCCCGGCGCGATGCTCATCCTTACCGGGGGCGAGCCGCTTCTAAGGCCCGACATAAATACTCTTGTAAAGGAATGCGCCGAAGCCGGATTCCACACCGTAATCGGCACAACAGGTGTGGGGCTTACCTGCGAGGCCGCGGCAGCGCTGAAAAATAACGGATTGAAAGGCGCTGGACTTAGCATAGACTCGCTTGATGTAAAGAAGAACGACGCATTCCGCGGCCTCGAAGGCGCATACGACGCGGCGATAAAGGCTGCGGATATTTTCAAACAAACCAACATTCCCTTCCAGTTCCAGTTCTCGGTAACGCGGGCAAACATGCATGAGATAGAGGACTTTGCCTGCTTTGCCATCGACAAAGGCGCGGTTGCGCTAAACTACTTCTTTCTCGTGTGCACTGGCAGGGGCGAGGACTTCACCGACTTAAGCATGGCAGAATACGAGGCCGCACTCGAAAGAATCGCAGTAATAGAGAGAAAACATTCGGGCAAGCTGATGATACGCGCAAGATGCGCCCCTCACTTTGCAAGAATCTCGGGCAAGACCGATACAACGGGCTGCATTGCCGCAAGAGGCTACATGCGCATATCCCCGGAAGGACACGTAACGCCCTGCCCTTACATGCAGCCGGAGGATACGGCCGCAGCGAACATCTTCGATAAACCGGTAGAACAAATCTATTCCTCCGCATTATTTAAAAAGCTAAGGAGCCCTGCATACACAGGCAAGTGCGGCGATTGCTCTCTTGCGCCGGACTGCGGCGGTTGCCGCGCAAGAGCCCTTACGAAGACAGGCGACATAATGGCAGACGACGAGTTCTGCTCTTACGTGCCGGTTAACTCACCGCAAAGGCCGATAGCATCGCAAAAACCAATATGGACAACGGAGGCGGAAGAGCGGCTAAAAAACATCCCGTCCTTCATAAGACGCTTTGTTAAAAAGGGCATCGAAAAGTACGCGGAAAAGAACTCGATAACGACAATCACGCCGGAGCTCATTACAGAGCTAAAGGAGAAAAGAGCAGGTGGAAGGTTTGGCATCTAAGAAAAAATACTGGGCTGCGTTAAAGCTCACGGGCGCTGCGGTGTTCTTTACAGGCGTGCTGAACTCGATGCTAAGCTTCAAGGTAGGCTCTGCAATAGACCCGCTAAATTATATTTTCCTTGCCGCTGGCGCGGCAATAGCCATCGCGCCTTCAGCAATCAAAAGGCGCGTTAATCCTTCCTCGAGAATTTCAGCCACAAGACCTCGACACAAAGCGTCACGAGAAAGAGAGCAAGTATAAACGCATACGGGCTTCTTTCGCTGCCCTTACCCGATGTCTTGCCCATATCGAACCTTACCCACGTGGATGCCGTGTGAAGAGAGCCTGCCTCGAAGTTCGAGCCATCCCACGCGCCAACGGCAAGCATGGTCGAGACGCCGGGGGTAAGCCACAGCAAATTTGAACGCGGACGTTTTATGATTACCCGCCACACTCCGTCTTTGTACTCAGCGCTCGTCCAGAAATTATAAGTCTCGGTCTTTAATGCTTTCACAGTGCCCACGCCCGAGGCCTCATACTCGTAGACATATCCATTTAAGTCCTTACCTGCCTGCCACTTCCACATCAAGACCTTTGATGCGTCCTGCCCCATGCCAAAGTACGTAGCGCCGGATAAAGGAAACTCTATCGCCACGGCATCGCTTGCAACAATAGCCCCGGCTATCTTCGAAGCAGCCTCGTCGCCTTCTACACTCCGGCTCGGATCGGTCCATTCGAGGAGAAAGGCAATGTCAGTGTCATTATATAGGGTGCTGACAGAGACCTTACTTACCGGCGAGTAGTAGAGCTTCTTTGTTGCAAAGAACTGCGGAAAGAGCGGGACTATCTCGCCGTTCGATTCATCCCACTTCGTATTATTGGTCGTCTCGGGCAAGGCCCCTTGGACATAAGCGGCAGCGATAACGCCGTCAGAGAGTTCCTCCAAAGCGCTGCTGTCAGCAAGCGCGGCCGCGTAATTCGCAATATCCCACCTGTCTTTTGCACTAACGCTTTTTCCGTTCTCCGGGTCTTCGAATGATGGCATGGGAGTGCCGGGAATTCCGGCTGTTATACGCTCGAATATTTTTTCCGGCGTAGCGCCTCTACGAAACATATCCTTGTCAGCAAGGCTTCGCGGCCAGACAATCGAGCCCCAGTCGTCCTTAAGCCTTTTACTCGTATTCCCTCTGCCTTCTTTTCCGTGACACTCAACGCAGCGGTCTTTGAAAAGCTCTTTTCCTCTTTCTATGCTTTCATTTCCAGGCGAAACCTTTTCGCCGTAATCAAGGGAGGTTTTTTTTACAGGTTCTATTTTTCCGAATTTTTTAAGGTACTCAGCAATTAACGATACTTCGCTGTCACTTAGCACATCTTCCCACGCTGGCATTGAAGTGCCAGGAAGCCCGCGCTTTATGCTTAAAATAATATCCGCATCCGAGGCAAAGGGCTCGTCGTACGGGGTTGTTTTATATTTATAAATGCCGCTTGTGAAGTCCCTTGGCTTTGGCATCATGAACTTCGCGCCTGCCCCGTCGCCCTTGCCCTCTGCCCCGTGGCACACGCTGCAGTGCTTTACGTAAATCGCCTTTGCATCAGCGCCAAAGGAAGACGCCGGAAAAAGCGCGGCTAGCGAAAATAAAAACACTGCCGCTATGTTACGTAAAAACATCACAGCTTATGCTCCCTTGGCCTGTTGCCGGTATAATCATAGATAAAGAGCACTGCCTTCCAGACCTCTTCTTCTGTAAGTGTAGCCTCCCACGCGGGCATTGCGCTCTTATGCGGCATGGCCTCGATGGGAAGCCCCTGCCCGCCTTTTACAATCCTCCAGAACACGTAGGTCTCCTCGA
This genomic window contains:
- a CDS encoding universal stress protein; translated protein: MYEKILLCLDNSEDSLKAASVAASLAAETGAQAIALHVYAALLHNDRFMEMETTLPEKYREENELKRQREIHASLIKRGLEIISDSYAAPVARTFEEKGLTLIPAKREGRHFEEILKETTEGSYGLVILGRTGLGRTSSGRIGGVSMRIARECTGADVLVVQNDILAEASSPIVVCVDGSASAYYAVKQAASLSKLLNARLTAVAAFDPEYHRVAFKSISGVLSNEDAKLFRFKEQEKLHDEIINSNLAEIYKGYLNAAKEIAATEGVKMETVLLEGKASDEIVKYAASTKPSLLVTGRFGRMSIQSDTLGMTAENILRETAVNVLIASGSLEVKKNEEDPLLWENAAEELFKKIPGFVRSMVRKMAEDEARRLGLRKVTVKLLEDLRRKISP
- a CDS encoding radical SAM protein yields the protein MSLHGAQNAVEPPFLISWNVTRRCPLKCRHCYLDSTDINGAKDIPTEAASKIIGTLKNFSPGAMLILTGGEPLLRPDINTLVKECAEAGFHTVIGTTGVGLTCEAAAALKNNGLKGAGLSIDSLDVKKNDAFRGLEGAYDAAIKAADIFKQTNIPFQFQFSVTRANMHEIEDFACFAIDKGAVALNYFFLVCTGRGEDFTDLSMAEYEAALERIAVIERKHSGKLMIRARCAPHFARISGKTDTTGCIAARGYMRISPEGHVTPCPYMQPEDTAAANIFDKPVEQIYSSALFKKLRSPAYTGKCGDCSLAPDCGGCRARALTKTGDIMADDEFCSYVPVNSPQRPIASQKPIWTTEAEERLKNIPSFIRRFVKKGIEKYAEKNSITTITPELITELKEKRAGGRFGI
- a CDS encoding c-type cytochrome, with the translated sequence MFLRNIAAVFLFSLAALFPASSFGADAKAIYVKHCSVCHGAEGKGDGAGAKFMMPKPRDFTSGIYKYKTTPYDEPFASDADIILSIKRGLPGTSMPAWEDVLSDSEVSLIAEYLKKFGKIEPVKKTSLDYGEKVSPGNESIERGKELFKDRCVECHGKEGRGNTSKRLKDDWGSIVWPRSLADKDMFRRGATPEKIFERITAGIPGTPMPSFEDPENGKSVSAKDRWDIANYAAALADSSALEELSDGVIAAAYVQGALPETTNNTKWDESNGEIVPLFPQFFATKKLYYSPVSKVSVSTLYNDTDIAFLLEWTDPSRSVEGDEAASKIAGAIVASDAVAIEFPLSGATYFGMGQDASKVLMWKWQAGKDLNGYVYEYEASGVGTVKALKTETYNFWTSAEYKDGVWRVIIKRPRSNLLWLTPGVSTMLAVGAWDGSNFEAGSLHTASTWVRFDMGKTSGKGSERSPYAFILALFLVTLCVEVLWLKFSRKD